In Acinonyx jubatus isolate Ajub_Pintada_27869175 chromosome A3, VMU_Ajub_asm_v1.0, whole genome shotgun sequence, a genomic segment contains:
- the SLA2 gene encoding src-like-adapter 2 isoform X3 → MKRPWPSFSHALSLGPGCWISLDPVLLSGLLRNDGRTAQQRENPAKPKFKPLCARPRPCAHASRWLYEGLSREKAEELLLLPGNPGGAFLIRESQTRRGFYSLSVRLSRPASWDRIRHYRIQRLDNGWLYISPRLTFPSLQALVDHYSELADDICCLLKEPCALRRAGSLPGKPIPPPVIVQRTPLNWKELDSSLLFSEAPGTGEASLLSEGLRDALSSYISLTDDSSLDDARDQSRDQKGIQGCGT, encoded by the exons ATGAAACGGCCCTGGCCAAGCTTTTCTCATGCCTTATCTCTTGGACCCGGATGTTGg ATTTCCCTTGACCCTGTGCTTCTGAGTGGTCTGCTGAGGAACGATGGGAGGACAGCCCAGCAGAGGGAAAACCCAGCCAAgcccaagttcaagcccctctgTGCAAGGCCCAGGCCCTGTGCCCACGCAAGCAG gtgGCTGTATGAGGGCCTGAGCCGGGAGAAAGCTGAGGAACTGCTGTTGCTGCCTGGAAACCCCGGAGGGGCCTTCCTCATCCGGGAGAGCCAAACCAGGAGAG GCTTTTATTCCCTGTCAGTCCGCCTCAGCCGCCCTGCATCCTGGGACCGGATCAGACACTACAGGATTCAGCGCCTTGATAATGGCTGGCTGTACATCTCACCACGCCTCACCTTCCCCTCACTCCAGGCCTTGGTGGACCATTACTCTG AGTTGGCGGATGACATCTGCTGCCTACTCAAGGAGCCCTGTGCCCTGCGGAGGGCTGGCTCACTCCCTGGCAAGCCTATACCCCCACCTGTGATTGTGCAGAGGACACCACTCAATTGGAAAGAGCTGGACAG TTCCCTCCTGTTCTCTGAAGCACCTGGCACAGGGGAGGCCTCCCTCCTCAGTGAGGGACTCCGGGACGCCCTCAGCTCCTACATCAGCCTGACTGATGACAGCTCCTTGGATGATGCCAGGGACCAAAGCAGAGACCAAAAGGGAATCCAAGGCTGCGGCACCTAG
- the SLA2 gene encoding src-like-adapter 2 isoform X2, translated as MKRPWPSFSHALSLGPGCWISLDPVLLSGLLRNDGRTAQQRENPAKPKFKPLCARPRPCAHASRDGDWSTVVSEVSGIEYNIPSIHVAKISHGWLYEGLSREKAEELLLLPGNPGGAFLIRESQTRRGFYSLSVRLSRPASWDRIRHYRIQRLDNGWLYISPRLTFPSLQALVDHYSELADDICCLLKEPCALRRAGSLPGKPIPPPVIVQRTPLNWKELDSSLLFSEAPGTGEASLLSEGLRDALSSYISLTDDSSLDDARDQSRDQKGIQGCGT; from the exons ATGAAACGGCCCTGGCCAAGCTTTTCTCATGCCTTATCTCTTGGACCCGGATGTTGg ATTTCCCTTGACCCTGTGCTTCTGAGTGGTCTGCTGAGGAACGATGGGAGGACAGCCCAGCAGAGGGAAAACCCAGCCAAgcccaagttcaagcccctctgTGCAAGGCCCAGGCCCTGTGCCCACGCAAGCAG agATGGAGACTGGTCGACGGTGGTGTCAGAAGTTTCAGGCATAGAATATAACATCCCCAGCATCCACGTGGCCAAAATCTCCCATGG gtgGCTGTATGAGGGCCTGAGCCGGGAGAAAGCTGAGGAACTGCTGTTGCTGCCTGGAAACCCCGGAGGGGCCTTCCTCATCCGGGAGAGCCAAACCAGGAGAG GCTTTTATTCCCTGTCAGTCCGCCTCAGCCGCCCTGCATCCTGGGACCGGATCAGACACTACAGGATTCAGCGCCTTGATAATGGCTGGCTGTACATCTCACCACGCCTCACCTTCCCCTCACTCCAGGCCTTGGTGGACCATTACTCTG AGTTGGCGGATGACATCTGCTGCCTACTCAAGGAGCCCTGTGCCCTGCGGAGGGCTGGCTCACTCCCTGGCAAGCCTATACCCCCACCTGTGATTGTGCAGAGGACACCACTCAATTGGAAAGAGCTGGACAG TTCCCTCCTGTTCTCTGAAGCACCTGGCACAGGGGAGGCCTCCCTCCTCAGTGAGGGACTCCGGGACGCCCTCAGCTCCTACATCAGCCTGACTGATGACAGCTCCTTGGATGATGCCAGGGACCAAAGCAGAGACCAAAAGGGAATCCAAGGCTGCGGCACCTAG
- the SLA2 gene encoding src-like-adapter 2 isoform X1, with protein sequence MGGQPSRGKTQPSPSSSPSVQGPGPVPTQAERNRATAVALSSFPVGEHTELSLRLGEPLTIISEDGDWSTVVSEVSGIEYNIPSIHVAKISHGWLYEGLSREKAEELLLLPGNPGGAFLIRESQTRRGFYSLSVRLSRPASWDRIRHYRIQRLDNGWLYISPRLTFPSLQALVDHYSELADDICCLLKEPCALRRAGSLPGKPIPPPVIVQRTPLNWKELDSSLLFSEAPGTGEASLLSEGLRDALSSYISLTDDSSLDDARDQSRDQKGIQGCGT encoded by the exons ATGGGAGGACAGCCCAGCAGAGGGAAAACCCAGCCAAgcccaagttcaagcccctctgTGCAAGGCCCAGGCCCTGTGCCCACGCAAGCAG AGAGAAACAGGGCCACAGCTGTGGCCCTGAGCAGTTTCCCGGTAGGCGAGCACACAGAGCTGTCGCTGAGACTGGGGGAGCCGTTGACCATCATCTCTGA agATGGAGACTGGTCGACGGTGGTGTCAGAAGTTTCAGGCATAGAATATAACATCCCCAGCATCCACGTGGCCAAAATCTCCCATGG gtgGCTGTATGAGGGCCTGAGCCGGGAGAAAGCTGAGGAACTGCTGTTGCTGCCTGGAAACCCCGGAGGGGCCTTCCTCATCCGGGAGAGCCAAACCAGGAGAG GCTTTTATTCCCTGTCAGTCCGCCTCAGCCGCCCTGCATCCTGGGACCGGATCAGACACTACAGGATTCAGCGCCTTGATAATGGCTGGCTGTACATCTCACCACGCCTCACCTTCCCCTCACTCCAGGCCTTGGTGGACCATTACTCTG AGTTGGCGGATGACATCTGCTGCCTACTCAAGGAGCCCTGTGCCCTGCGGAGGGCTGGCTCACTCCCTGGCAAGCCTATACCCCCACCTGTGATTGTGCAGAGGACACCACTCAATTGGAAAGAGCTGGACAG TTCCCTCCTGTTCTCTGAAGCACCTGGCACAGGGGAGGCCTCCCTCCTCAGTGAGGGACTCCGGGACGCCCTCAGCTCCTACATCAGCCTGACTGATGACAGCTCCTTGGATGATGCCAGGGACCAAAGCAGAGACCAAAAGGGAATCCAAGGCTGCGGCACCTAG
- the RAB5IF gene encoding GEL complex subunit OPTI isoform X2, protein MSGGRRKEEPPQPQLANGALKVSVWSKVLRSDAAWEDKDEFLDVIYWFRQIIAVVLGVIWGVLPLRGFLGIAGSFGSFFTLPSTMTDGIQILPALCPVQRTLLVTAHKHDCRGAPAMWNLKDPCFLDQESVCQASVFSARVVI, encoded by the exons ATGAGCGGTGGGCGGCGAAAGGAGGAGCCGCCTCAGCCGCAGCTGGCCAACGGGGCCCTCAAAGTCTCTGTTTGGAGCAAGGTGCTGCGGAGCGACGCGGCCTGGGAAGACAAG GACGAATTTTTAGATGTGATCTACTGGTTCCGACAGATCATTGCTGTGGTCCTAGGTGTAATTTGGGGAGTGTTACCTTTGCGAGGTTTCTTGGGAATAGCAGG GTCATTTGGATCATTTTTTACACTGCCATCCACTATGACTGATGGTATACAGATCCTACCCGCTCTCTGTCCGGTCCAAAGGACCCTTCTAGTTACAGCACACAAACATGATTGTCGGGGCGCCCCAGCCATGTGGAACCTGAAAGACCCATGTTTCTTGGACCAAGAATCAGTGTGTCAGGCGTCAGTGTTTTCTGCAAGGGTTGTGAtctga
- the RAB5IF gene encoding GEL complex subunit OPTI isoform X1 yields the protein MSGGRRKEEPPQPQLANGALKVSVWSKVLRSDAAWEDKDEFLDVIYWFRQIIAVVLGVIWGVLPLRGFLGIAGFCLINAGVLYLYFSNYLQIDEEEYGGTWELTKEGFMTSFALFMVIWIIFYTAIHYD from the exons ATGAGCGGTGGGCGGCGAAAGGAGGAGCCGCCTCAGCCGCAGCTGGCCAACGGGGCCCTCAAAGTCTCTGTTTGGAGCAAGGTGCTGCGGAGCGACGCGGCCTGGGAAGACAAG GACGAATTTTTAGATGTGATCTACTGGTTCCGACAGATCATTGCTGTGGTCCTAGGTGTAATTTGGGGAGTGTTACCTTTGCGAGGTTTCTTGGGAATAGCAGG ATTCTGCCTGATCAATGCGGGAGTCCTGTACCTCTACTTCAGCAACTACCTACAGATAGATGAGGAAGAATATGGTGGCACATGGGAGCTCACGAAGGAAGGGTTTATGACATCTTTTGCCTTGTTCATG GTCATTTGGATCATTTTTTACACTGCCATCCACTATGACTGA